A single window of Aphidius gifuensis isolate YNYX2018 linkage group LG1, ASM1490517v1, whole genome shotgun sequence DNA harbors:
- the LOC122852469 gene encoding protein KTI12 homolog → MPLIILTGIPSSGKTKRTNELKEFFEKEHGLEVKVVDEIEIAVKAGFDRNSLYAASKNEKLIRGDIRSCVQRLLNPNEVLIVDGGNYIKGSRYEFHCLSKLYKTTQCTVYCDLPVEAAWLLNESKLPDERYTRQTFDALVMRYEPPDSRCRWDSPLFSVTPEDTIPLKDIYESLFMAKALKPNLSTQTAPVSSTNYLYELDKISQKIVDLIIAAHQMGVTDDIQLPGFNLTVNRGLNTVQLTRLRRQFLTYSKMHQIEINQIPQLFVQYLNKSV, encoded by the exons ATGCCACTCATAATTTTAACTGGAATTCCTTCAAGTGGAAAAACTAAAAGAACTAATGAATTAAAAgagttttttgaaaaagaacATGGACTTGAGGTTAAAgttgttgatgaaattgagATAGCTGTCAAAGCTGGATTTGATCGTAATTCCTTGTACGCAG cttcaaaaaatgaaaagctTATCCGAGGAGATATTAGATCATGTGTTCAACGATTATTAAATCCAAATGAAGTTTTAATTGTTGACGGTGGTAATTACATCAAAGGTTCTAGATATGAGTTTCATTGTTTGTCAAAACTTTATAAGACAACTCAGTGTACAGTTTATTGTGATTTGCCAGTTGAAGCTGCTTGGTTATTGAATGAGTCAAAATTACCAGATGAAAGATACACAAGACAAACATTTGATGCATTGGTAATGAG GTACGAGCCTCCAGATAGTAGGTGTCGTTGGGATAGTCCGCTGTTTTCTGTAACTCCAGAAGATACTATTCCTCTGAAGGATATATACGAGTCGTTGTTTATGGCTAAAGCATTGAAGCCCAACTTGAGTACACAAACA GCTCCTGTGTCGTCGACAAATTATCTATATGAGCTTGACaaaatatctcaaaaaattgttgat ctAATCATTGCAGCTCATCAAATGGGAGTTACAGATGACATTCAACTACCAGGTTTTAATTTGACAGTTAATAGAGGATTAAATACTGTTCAACTTACTCGATTACGTCGTCAATTTTTGACGTACAGCAAAATGCATCAAATTGAAATCAATCAAATACCTCAACTGTTTGTCCAGTATCTCAACAAAAGTGTATAG
- the LOC122852561 gene encoding coiled-coil domain-containing protein 12, giving the protein MANEKIGSLEEEALKRKERLAALKQKTQESNQNNQQQNDTLPKPKFRSYKPQDESLKENILDEAKPGDIISEVQEQLDASKTKFTVEELEIGNLAPRKPDWDLKRNVAKKLEKLERRTQKSIAELIRKRLEPNQDDLPQITE; this is encoded by the exons atggcaaatgaaaaaattggatCACTTGAAGAGGAAGCACTTAAACGAAAGGAGAGACTAGCAGCATTGAAACAGAAAACTCAAGAAAgcaatcaaaataatcaacaacaaaatgacACATTGCCCAA ACCAAAGTTTAGAAGTTATAAGCCACAAGATGAAAGCTTAAAAGAGAATATTTTGGATGAAGCAAAACCAGGTGATATTATATCAGAAGTTCAAGAACAACTTGATgcatcaaaaacaaaatttactgTAGAAGAATTa GAAATTGGTAATTTAGCACCTCGTAAACCAGACTGGGATTTAAAACGTaatgttgcaaaaaaattggaaaaattagaAAGACGAACACAAAAATCAATTGCAGAACTTATCAGAAAAAGGCTAGAGCCAAATCAAGATGATCTTCCACAAATAACAGAATAa
- the LOC122852208 gene encoding dynein regulatory complex protein 1, giving the protein MINTSENRQMQEETTDKSEDISDMSQDAQQRKLARCIRIQKRLYVENEHNDMEDEEIIVVTETEKQINESDELLEKLIIEGEEIVSNIRVANDARENQRREDFIAVRSNLLERLKKEAEISTKKYQEIEKQWSSILELNDPLDIYNEIELQKNERCTKLLAQKDVIIDELKKEIKNADEIFQQDQKQQSDEINLLIERIDTQINTISKAYRQELIFIEDTLKNERTNILKNITKEWNDLFEKGRNEEMKGVEKRREIMSDYEKQMDNVLTENQEQYKSRKKYLEIECQNLQQEVQNMKVLCMMNIEKLDYSYAVLKHREDENIIVKNQQKKRINKLYDTMNSLKKLHSDMKIKTDIKIEKIQEQVLKSQKNIQQLKAKSNYFIINNDKQFMQIWEMNKNIANDLVEEILNADKIIHEKILAINPEPCEEDIFKNDYFPLNHEPIKSEEKNTDNLEKLSNLKIISSQETKDQDKKLLNDMIKKISDKTSFLVEDKTNELLLSYGELNKIIIKLDIVFQSLNITSIDQINLLMEYFLPYTFCPTCDELINKPPTPEKSEESKILTKCHENLPARTKQLIDNVQKILPHQIENNQLVLMTDKNIEQVKNKEFNCSKDHVLEIETKHVIKALKEFIEKYHEDIKHEIPQDYKKQNTSKNISEKEINEYWKKYENIFTDEKIKLWDGLVDGLHMYRGILKERQKLINETESLYEQNLELCRLLDTYKDKPKTCGIKKAPTTADSQKS; this is encoded by the exons ATGATTAATACATCAGAAAATAGACAAATGCAAGAAGAAACTACTGACAAATCCGAAGACATATCTGATATGTCACAAGATGCTCAACAACGAAAACTAGCAAGATGTATTCGTATTCAAAAAAGATTATATGTTGAAAATGA aCACAATGACATGGAAGATgaagaaattattgttgttactgaaacagaaaaacaaattaatgaaaGTGATGAAttgttagaaaaattaatcatcGAAGGTGAAGAAATt GTTTCAAATATTCGAGTTGCTAATGATGCACGTGAAAATCAAAGACGTGAAGATTTTATTGCTGTACGTAGTAATTTACTTGAACGATTGAAAAAAGAAGctgaaatttcaacaaaaaaatatcaagaaattgaaaaacaatggTCATCAATACTTGAATTAAATGATCCACTTGacatttataatgaaattgaattgcaaaaaaatgaaagatgcACAAAACTATTGGCCCAAAAAGatgttattattgatgaattaaaaaaagaaattaaaaatgctgatgaaatttttcaacaagatcaAAAACAACAGagtgatgaaattaatttgttgattgaAAGAATTGATACTCAg atcaaCACAATTTCTAAAGCATATCGTCAAGaactaatatttattgaggatacattaaaaaatgaacgaactaatattttaaaaaatatcaccaAAGAGTggaatgatttatttgaaaaaggtCGTAATGAAGAAATGAAAGGAGTTGAAAAACGTCGTGAAATAATGAGTgattatgaaaaacaaatggaTAATGTATTAACAGAAAATCAAGAACAATATaaatctagaaaaaaatatcttgaaattGAATGTCAAAATCTTCAACAAGAAGTACAAAATATGAAAGTATTATGTATgatgaatattgaaaaattagatTACAGTTATGCTGTATTAAAACATCGtgaagatgaaaatataattgttaaaaatcaacaaaaaaaaagaataaataaattatatgatacaatgaatagtttaaaaaaattacattcagatatgaaaattaaaacagatattaaaattgaaaaaattcaagaacaagtattaaaatcacaaaaaaatatacaacaattaaaagctaaatcaaattattttataattaataatgataaacaatttatgCAAATTTgggaaatgaataaaaatattgcaaatgaTTTAGtagaagaaatattaaatgcagataaaataatacatgaaaaaatattagctattAATCCAGAACCTTGTGAagaagatatttttaaaaatgattattttccattaaatCATGAGCCAATAAaatctgaagaaaaaaatacagataatttagaaaagttatccaatttaaaaataatatcatcacaAGAAACAAaagatcaagataaaaaattattgaatgatatgattaaaaaaatatctgataAAACAAGCTTTTTAGTTGaagataaaacaaatgaattgttattatcatatggagaattaaataaaattataataaaacttgatattgtttttcaatcattaaatataacatcaattgatcaaataaatttattgatggaaTATTTTCTACCATATACATTTTGTCCAACATGTGATgaactaataaataaacccCCAACTCCTGAAAAATCTGAGGAATCAAAAATACTTACAAAGTGTCATGAAAATTTACCTGCTCGAACAAAACAATTGATTGATAATGtccaaaaaatattaccacatcaaattgaaaataatcaacttgTTTTGAtgactgataaaaatattgagcaagttaaaaataaagaattcaATTGTTCTAAAGATCATGTTCTTGAAATTGAAACGAAACATGTCATAAAAGCTCTGAaggaatttattgaaaaatatcatgaagatataaaacatgaaataccacaagattataaaaaacaaaatacttcAAAGAATATTtcagaaaaagaaattaatgaatattggaaaaaatatgagaatatatttacagatgaaaaaataaaactttgggATGGTTTAGTGGATGGTTTACATATGTATCGtggaatattaaaagaaagacaaaaattaattaatgaaactGAGTCATTGTATGAACAAAATTTGGAACTTTGTCGTCTTCTTGATACTTACAAAgataaa CCAAAAACATGTGGCATTAAAAAAGCTCCAACTACAGCAGATAGTCAAAAATCATAA
- the LOC122852503 gene encoding zinc finger protein 385B-like isoform X1 — protein sequence MPKINRMATATHHPIMDASHKNPVIKEADNIESLSTNKALVRCNDCNQFFTSQTVLAAHLQGSRHAKQVRSKVIMASLEEQNFVPFTKNEEKNSLDCRVCNVSVNSIQQLQTHLNGSRHKKKATKGGWNDDELSQDDSSLVASSNNPLMPRTTNRIITLNCELCNKMFNSEAQYEVHTVSRRHVQRLKKNNNKSRKKRFFPYQKKLRSDDRMNMYKKPSLHGHFVSGGFNNNNHC from the exons A tgccaaaaataaataggatGGCTACTGCTACACATCATCCCATCATGGATGCTTCACATAAAAATCCAGTGATAAAAGAAGCTGACAATATAGAATCTTTGTCAACAAATAAAGCACTTGTTCGTTGTAATGATTGTAATCAATTTTTCACCAGTCAAACTGTTCTTGCTGCACATTTGCAGGGTTCACGACATGCTAAacaa GTGCGATCAAAAGTGATCATGGCTTCATTGGAAGAACAAAATTTTGTTCCATTCacaaaaaatgaagaaaaaaattcacttgatTGTCGAGTCTGCAATGTTTCTGTTAATTCAATTCAACAGTTACAAACACATCTCAATG gcagtcgacataaaaaaaaagcaacaaaag GTGGTTGGAATGATGACGAGCTTTCACAAGATGACTCAAGTCTAGTTGCTTCATCAAACAATCCACTAATGCCCAGAACAACAAACAGAATCATAACTTTGAATTGTGAATTATGCAACAAAATGTTCAACTCTGAAGCTCAATATGAAGTG cATACTGTATCAAGAAGACATGTACAAAGActcaagaaaaataacaataaaagtaGGAAAAAAAGATTCTTCccgtatcaaaaaaaattgcgaTCAGATGACAGAatgaatatgtataaaaaaccATCATTACATGGTCATTTTGTTTCTGGtggatttaataataataatcattgttgA
- the LOC122852503 gene encoding zinc finger protein 385B-like isoform X2: protein MATATHHPIMDASHKNPVIKEADNIESLSTNKALVRCNDCNQFFTSQTVLAAHLQGSRHAKQVRSKVIMASLEEQNFVPFTKNEEKNSLDCRVCNVSVNSIQQLQTHLNGSRHKKKATKGGWNDDELSQDDSSLVASSNNPLMPRTTNRIITLNCELCNKMFNSEAQYEVHTVSRRHVQRLKKNNNKSRKKRFFPYQKKLRSDDRMNMYKKPSLHGHFVSGGFNNNNHC, encoded by the exons atGGCTACTGCTACACATCATCCCATCATGGATGCTTCACATAAAAATCCAGTGATAAAAGAAGCTGACAATATAGAATCTTTGTCAACAAATAAAGCACTTGTTCGTTGTAATGATTGTAATCAATTTTTCACCAGTCAAACTGTTCTTGCTGCACATTTGCAGGGTTCACGACATGCTAAacaa GTGCGATCAAAAGTGATCATGGCTTCATTGGAAGAACAAAATTTTGTTCCATTCacaaaaaatgaagaaaaaaattcacttgatTGTCGAGTCTGCAATGTTTCTGTTAATTCAATTCAACAGTTACAAACACATCTCAATG gcagtcgacataaaaaaaaagcaacaaaag GTGGTTGGAATGATGACGAGCTTTCACAAGATGACTCAAGTCTAGTTGCTTCATCAAACAATCCACTAATGCCCAGAACAACAAACAGAATCATAACTTTGAATTGTGAATTATGCAACAAAATGTTCAACTCTGAAGCTCAATATGAAGTG cATACTGTATCAAGAAGACATGTACAAAGActcaagaaaaataacaataaaagtaGGAAAAAAAGATTCTTCccgtatcaaaaaaaattgcgaTCAGATGACAGAatgaatatgtataaaaaaccATCATTACATGGTCATTTTGTTTCTGGtggatttaataataataatcattgttgA